A portion of the Agelaius phoeniceus isolate bAgePho1 chromosome 29, bAgePho1.hap1, whole genome shotgun sequence genome contains these proteins:
- the LOC129131288 gene encoding E3 ubiquitin-protein ligase TRIM7-like isoform X1 — MLASKMETVESETLIVEVEEMNGRADVTLDPDTANPFLILASDQRGVGRGHEWTLLPNNPERFDTEPCVLGSQAFAAGRHCWEVEVAEAGDWWAVGVAQESVRRKGVLNFMPQEGIWAVGQWFGQYHAFSEPDWTPLHLTCLPRAIQVCLDFTDKQGHLPQSRRRNSFLKASEVPQTGEKLGFSTDWCLGTSSLEFCGLEGVNILLWFPF, encoded by the exons ATGCTGGCATCCAAGATGGAGACAGTAGAAAGTGAGACCCTGATTGTTGAGGTGGAGGAGATGAATGGAAGAG ctgacGTGACTCTGGATCCAGACACCGCCAACCCCTTCCTCATTCTGGCCAGTGACCAGCGAGGGGTGGGACGGGGGCACGAGTGGACCTTGCTGCCCAACAACCCCGAGCGGTTTGACACGGAGCCGTGCgtgctgggcagccaggccTTTGCTGCGGGGAGACACTGCTGGGAGGTGGAGGTGGCCGAGGCAGGGGACTGGTGGGCAGTGGGAGTGGCCCAGGAGTCTGTCAGGAGGAAGGGGGTCCTCAATTTTATGCCCCAGGAGGGGATCTGGGCCGTGGGCCAGTGGTTTGGACAGTACCATGCTTTCAGTGAGCCTGACTGGACCCCGCTGCACCTTACCTGCCTCCCCAGGGCCATCCAGGTCTGCCTGGACTTCACAGACAAGCAG GGGCACCTACCTCaatcaagaagaagaaattCCTTTCTGAAAGCCAGCGAAGTCCCTCAGACTGGAGAAAAGTTGGGTTTTTCAACAGATTGGTGTCTGGGAACTTCTTCACTGGAATTTTGTGGTCTGGAGGGAGTAAATATTTTGCTCTGGTTTCCTTTTTGA
- the LOC129131288 gene encoding E3 ubiquitin-protein ligase TRIM7-like isoform X2 has translation MLASKMETVESETLIVEVEEMNGRADVTLDPDTANPFLILASDQRGVGRGHEWTLLPNNPERFDTEPCVLGSQAFAAGRHCWEVEVAEAGDWWAVGVAQESVRRKGVLNFMPQEGIWAVGQWFGQYHAFSEPDWTPLHLTCLPRAIQVCLDFTDKQVTFADAESEAPIFAFCLASCAGERLRPWLWVGMDSWLKLCP, from the exons ATGCTGGCATCCAAGATGGAGACAGTAGAAAGTGAGACCCTGATTGTTGAGGTGGAGGAGATGAATGGAAGAG ctgacGTGACTCTGGATCCAGACACCGCCAACCCCTTCCTCATTCTGGCCAGTGACCAGCGAGGGGTGGGACGGGGGCACGAGTGGACCTTGCTGCCCAACAACCCCGAGCGGTTTGACACGGAGCCGTGCgtgctgggcagccaggccTTTGCTGCGGGGAGACACTGCTGGGAGGTGGAGGTGGCCGAGGCAGGGGACTGGTGGGCAGTGGGAGTGGCCCAGGAGTCTGTCAGGAGGAAGGGGGTCCTCAATTTTATGCCCCAGGAGGGGATCTGGGCCGTGGGCCAGTGGTTTGGACAGTACCATGCTTTCAGTGAGCCTGACTGGACCCCGCTGCACCTTACCTGCCTCCCCAGGGCCATCCAGGTCTGCCTGGACTTCACAGACAAGCAGGTGACTTTTGCTGATGCTGAGAGTGAAGCCCCAATCTTTGCTTTCTGCCTGGCCTCGTGTGCTGGGGAGAGGCTGCGCCCGTGGCTCTGGGTGGGGATGGACTCGTGGCTCAAGCTGTGCCCCTGA